In Bacteroidia bacterium, the following are encoded in one genomic region:
- the porV gene encoding type IX secretion system outer membrane channel protein PorV, translating to MRRFVLTLIPLFVALILPFIGLSQISTQELNGRDGDVNTITTAVPFLTIASDSRAGAMGDAGVSTTPDLNSQHHNPSKYAFMKNDFGISISYTPWLRQLVNDINLAYLAGYKKIGGGQTLSGSLRYFSLGDITFTDATGNVTGQHRPNEFALDFGYSRLLSKTISGSVALRYINSNLTGGYSGTGPQTKAGQAYASDVSFFYLKPMEVQKKKAELGIGLNISNIGSKLSYTDGADKDFLPCMMKLGTSYKMELDEYNSILGVVELSKLLVPSPPDYYEINDVLPNGDTVRVGKTYIKYGKDPNVSSTTGIFHSFWDAPGVAKDPMNPDDRSIGKEEWREINWSFGLEYWYAKQFALRAGYFHEDATKGNRKFFTVGLGLKLKVFALDFSYLIPVHQKNPLENTLRFTLSFDFEGIKGKEAPGTK from the coding sequence ATGAGAAGATTTGTTTTAACATTAATTCCTTTATTTGTTGCCTTAATATTGCCATTTATTGGTCTTTCACAAATATCAACACAAGAACTAAATGGACGTGACGGAGATGTAAATACAATTACTACTGCTGTTCCGTTTTTAACAATTGCCTCCGACTCAAGAGCAGGTGCAATGGGCGATGCTGGTGTTTCAACAACTCCTGATCTAAACTCACAGCATCACAATCCATCCAAATACGCATTTATGAAAAATGATTTTGGAATTTCGATTTCATATACTCCTTGGTTAAGACAATTAGTAAATGACATCAACTTAGCATATCTTGCTGGTTATAAAAAAATTGGTGGTGGTCAGACTTTAAGTGGCTCTTTAAGATATTTTTCTCTTGGAGATATAACTTTTACTGATGCAACAGGAAATGTAACCGGACAACACAGACCAAATGAGTTTGCTTTAGATTTTGGATACAGCCGATTACTATCAAAAACAATTTCTGGATCAGTTGCTTTACGATATATAAATTCTAATCTTACCGGTGGATATTCAGGAACTGGACCGCAAACTAAAGCAGGTCAAGCGTATGCATCAGACGTTTCATTCTTCTATTTAAAACCAATGGAAGTACAAAAGAAAAAAGCAGAACTTGGAATTGGCTTAAATATTTCAAATATAGGATCCAAATTATCATATACAGATGGAGCCGATAAAGATTTTCTTCCATGTATGATGAAACTTGGTACTTCTTATAAGATGGAATTAGATGAATATAATAGTATTTTAGGTGTTGTTGAATTAAGCAAATTATTAGTTCCATCGCCACCTGATTATTATGAAATTAACGACGTTCTGCCAAACGGAGATACAGTTAGAGTTGGAAAAACATATATTAAATATGGCAAAGATCCTAATGTATCATCAACAACTGGTATTTTTCATTCATTCTGGGATGCTCCGGGTGTAGCAAAAGATCCAATGAATCCTGATGATCGTTCGATTGGAAAAGAAGAATGGAGAGAAATTAACTGGTCTTTTGGATTAGAATACTGGTATGCAAAACAATTTGCACTTAGAGCCGGATATTTTCACGAAGATGCTACAAAAGGAAATAGAAAATTTTTTACAGTTGGATTGGGACTTAAATTAAAAGTTTTTGCACTCGATTTCTCATATTTAATTCCTGT